Proteins encoded together in one Deinococcus sp. Marseille-Q6407 window:
- a CDS encoding alpha/beta fold hydrolase, which yields MTDFFADSAADGSTAVLNGAELYFAQQPGNPERPPVVFLHGGPGYNSFSFQEIFGERLEQLDWPAIYLDQRGCGRSAPLEDTEQGDQLDLDTLVEDLEALRQHLELEQIIPLGHGFGALIALEYARRYPQHTARVVTVNPWVHFPQLALTLLAEASALKDQPLNDPAEEIRAQTPEDEYPAVGGARVQAAFDLLNARDLLNALQFPDPQARMRLEFVDAEGQLTGRAEVGEALVYQGLWEFEYPPFLQDITRPIFVIAGVHDRSSYPEQTDWLQDLGDADLTVLDSGHYPWLDDEDAFAEALQEALTR from the coding sequence ATGACCGATTTCTTCGCAGATTCCGCGGCAGACGGCAGCACCGCAGTGCTCAACGGCGCCGAGCTCTATTTTGCCCAGCAGCCGGGCAACCCTGAGCGGCCCCCGGTGGTGTTCCTGCACGGCGGACCCGGCTACAACAGCTTTTCCTTTCAGGAGATTTTCGGTGAGCGGCTTGAGCAGCTGGACTGGCCGGCCATTTACCTGGACCAGCGCGGCTGTGGCCGCAGCGCCCCGCTGGAAGACACCGAACAGGGTGACCAGCTGGACCTCGATACCCTGGTCGAGGACCTTGAAGCCCTGCGCCAGCATCTGGAACTGGAGCAGATCATTCCGCTGGGCCACGGCTTTGGCGCCCTGATTGCCCTGGAATACGCCCGGCGCTACCCGCAGCACACGGCGCGGGTGGTGACGGTCAATCCCTGGGTACACTTTCCGCAGCTGGCCCTGACCCTGCTGGCCGAAGCCAGCGCCCTGAAAGATCAGCCGCTGAACGACCCGGCCGAAGAAATCCGCGCCCAGACTCCGGAGGACGAATACCCGGCGGTAGGCGGGGCGCGGGTACAGGCGGCTTTTGACCTGCTGAACGCCCGCGACCTGCTGAACGCCCTGCAGTTCCCCGACCCACAGGCCCGGATGCGGCTGGAGTTCGTGGACGCCGAGGGCCAGCTGACCGGCCGCGCCGAAGTGGGCGAGGCACTGGTGTATCAGGGCCTGTGGGAATTCGAGTACCCGCCCTTCTTGCAGGACATCACCCGGCCCATCTTTGTGATTGCCGGGGTACATGACCGCAGCTCATACCCTGAGCAGACCGACTGGCTGCAGGACCTCGGGGACGCCGACCTGACGGTGCTGGACAGCGGCCACTACCCCTGGCTGGATGATGAGGACGCTTTTGCTGAAGCGTTGCAGGAAGCGCTGACCCGCTGA
- the trmH gene encoding tRNA (guanosine(18)-2'-O)-methyltransferase TrmH, with product MTPERYAKILRVLRLRQPTLSVLMDEVNKPHNLSAILRTCDAVGAMTAHAVPPKSLSLGSFRSRMFEASSGSAHKWVTVQQHASALDAIRELQGQGVQVLATHLSQRSVDYREPDYTRPTCVLLGAEKFGVSDAAAEAADANIVIPMMGMVQSLNVSVAAATILFEAQRQRLEAGMYAQPQLSEEDLRRTAFQWAYPDLAETYDEQGRAYPELDDQGQMLGAS from the coding sequence ATGACGCCCGAACGTTACGCCAAGATCCTGCGTGTCCTGCGCCTGCGCCAGCCCACCCTCAGCGTGCTGATGGACGAGGTCAACAAGCCTCATAACCTCAGCGCCATCCTGCGCACCTGTGACGCGGTGGGGGCCATGACCGCCCACGCCGTGCCGCCCAAGAGCCTGAGCCTGGGGTCCTTTCGCTCGCGGATGTTTGAAGCCAGTTCCGGCAGCGCCCACAAGTGGGTGACTGTGCAGCAGCACGCCTCGGCGCTGGACGCCATCCGCGAGCTGCAGGGCCAGGGGGTGCAGGTGCTGGCCACCCACCTCTCGCAGCGCTCGGTGGACTACCGCGAGCCCGACTACACCCGCCCCACCTGCGTGCTGCTGGGGGCCGAGAAATTTGGCGTGAGCGACGCCGCTGCCGAGGCCGCCGACGCCAACATCGTGATTCCGATGATGGGAATGGTGCAGAGCCTCAACGTCTCGGTGGCCGCCGCCACCATCCTATTTGAGGCGCAGCGGCAGCGGCTGGAAGCCGGCATGTATGCCCAGCCACAGCTGAGCGAAGAGGACTTACGCCGGACCGCCTTTCAGTGGGCTTACCCGGACCTGGCCGAAACCTACGACGAACAGGGCCGCGCCTACCCCGAACTGGACGACCAGGGGCAGATGCTGGGGGCGAGCTAA
- a CDS encoding response regulator transcription factor, whose product MEQCILVIEDNPDISRVVQYELEQAGFEALTAADGISGLTLAREEHPDLVILDLGLPDLDGAEVTRRLRKNSSMPIIILTAMDALDRKVALLEAGADDYLTKPFYPEELVARVKVQLRHQQHGDVIRVGDMEIHPQKRLCYFKGHEVRLSPREFDLLTFLARQPGRVYSRAEIEREVWSGDLPSNSNVVDVHMANMRSKLRDLDGYGLIRTVRGIGYALKTP is encoded by the coding sequence ATGGAGCAGTGCATTTTGGTGATTGAGGACAATCCCGACATCAGCCGGGTGGTGCAGTATGAACTGGAGCAGGCCGGTTTCGAGGCCCTGACGGCGGCCGATGGCATCAGTGGGCTGACGCTGGCCCGCGAGGAGCACCCCGATCTGGTGATTCTGGACCTGGGTCTGCCCGATCTGGACGGTGCCGAGGTGACCCGCCGCCTGCGCAAGAACAGCTCAATGCCCATCATTATCCTGACCGCCATGGACGCGCTGGACCGCAAGGTGGCCTTGCTGGAAGCCGGTGCCGACGACTACCTGACCAAGCCCTTTTACCCTGAGGAACTGGTGGCGCGGGTCAAGGTGCAGCTGCGCCATCAGCAACACGGTGACGTGATCCGAGTGGGCGATATGGAAATCCATCCCCAGAAGCGGCTGTGTTATTTCAAGGGCCACGAGGTGCGGCTCTCGCCCCGCGAGTTCGACCTGCTCACTTTCCTGGCGCGTCAGCCGGGCCGAGTTTATTCCCGCGCCGAGATTGAGCGCGAGGTCTGGAGCGGCGACCTGCCCAGCAATTCCAACGTGGTAGACGTTCACATGGCCAACATGCGTTCCAAACTGCGCGACCTCGACGGCTACGGCCTGATTCGCACGGTGCGCGGCATCGGGTACGCCCTCAAGACGCCCTAG
- a CDS encoding YbbR-like domain-containing protein → MTAPGSVPPPAPGSPPNRQQARESLRRSLTRDWGAKLLAFVAACVLWYAASEDRRAIIEQTYDVPVNVRDNTGEGAGEKRAVSGLSPSTIKVTLSGRPERLRELRGDRIEAVTDVTGLPEGTFNTAVTVAAPDNTTVVRTTPDRVQGLVDTVQTRTLPVTVTVYAPGSTLMPSYQVQPAEVTVSGPSRTVNEIEQLSYAPVNLEPGQSRTVNLLALNSAGQPVQDVTLSPATAELTRLDAGQPPARTLPVRLTAPPAGLQLVSSALSPAQVRVIGPGKTLDTLTEISGTPDYHAGTYQTEVRLLPPEGVQVLDRVTVKLQVRAAEAAEAASQTATSGTSTAPGGTATSGP, encoded by the coding sequence ATGACCGCGCCCGGATCCGTGCCGCCGCCTGCGCCCGGCAGCCCACCAAACCGGCAGCAGGCCCGCGAGTCGCTGCGCCGCAGCCTGACCCGTGACTGGGGCGCCAAGCTGTTGGCCTTCGTGGCCGCCTGTGTGCTGTGGTACGCCGCTTCGGAGGACCGCCGCGCCATCATTGAGCAGACCTACGACGTGCCGGTCAACGTGCGCGACAATACGGGTGAGGGCGCCGGCGAGAAGCGGGCAGTCAGTGGCCTGTCGCCGAGCACCATCAAGGTGACCCTGAGCGGCCGCCCCGAACGGTTGCGGGAACTGCGCGGCGACCGGATCGAGGCGGTGACCGATGTGACCGGCCTGCCCGAAGGCACCTTCAACACCGCCGTGACGGTGGCCGCACCCGACAACACCACGGTGGTGCGCACCACGCCCGACCGGGTACAGGGCCTGGTGGACACCGTGCAGACCCGCACTCTGCCGGTCACGGTGACGGTATATGCGCCGGGCAGCACCCTGATGCCCAGCTATCAGGTGCAGCCGGCCGAGGTCACGGTCAGTGGCCCCAGCCGCACCGTAAACGAGATCGAACAGCTGAGTTACGCGCCGGTGAACCTGGAACCGGGCCAGAGCCGTACGGTCAATCTGCTGGCCCTCAACAGCGCTGGCCAACCGGTGCAGGACGTGACCCTCTCCCCGGCCACTGCCGAGCTGACCCGCCTGGACGCCGGGCAGCCACCGGCCCGCACCCTGCCGGTGCGGCTGACTGCGCCGCCCGCCGGGCTGCAGCTGGTATCGTCTGCCCTCAGCCCTGCGCAGGTGCGGGTGATCGGGCCGGGCAAGACGCTGGACACCCTGACCGAAATCTCCGGCACCCCTGACTATCACGCCGGCACCTACCAGACCGAGGTGCGGCTGCTGCCACCCGAAGGCGTCCAGGTGCTGGACCGGGTGACGGTCAAGCTGCAGGTGCGTGCCGCTGAAGCAGCTGAAGCAGCTTCACAGACGGCCACCTCCGGGACCAGCACGGCACCGGGAGGCACAGCCACCAGTGGGCCCTGA
- a CDS encoding alpha/beta fold hydrolase: protein MTSQTPPWTERLRTANGVRLHCLEAGPEDGPLTVLLHGFPEDSRAWKHQIGPLARAGFRVVAPDMRGYQLSDKPAGVEAYQIDHLIDDVVALIHSLGHDRAHVVGHDWGGIVAWAVAIRNPEVVDRLVILNSPHPAAARRELHGLKQKKRSWYVGFFQLPWLPEKVLPSLGRKALEGARPGSFSPADLAGYQAAWALPGAATSMINYYRALIRFGNVRGTQVQAPTLLMWGMQDTALVPELTEGLEPWVPDLRVVRFPQATHWVLRDEAVRVSNLLTEFLS, encoded by the coding sequence ATGACCAGCCAAACCCCGCCCTGGACTGAACGCCTGCGGACCGCCAACGGAGTCCGGCTGCACTGCCTGGAAGCCGGTCCCGAAGATGGCCCGCTGACGGTACTGCTGCACGGTTTTCCCGAGGACAGCCGCGCCTGGAAACATCAGATTGGCCCGCTGGCCCGCGCCGGCTTCCGGGTGGTGGCCCCCGACATGCGTGGCTATCAGCTTAGCGACAAGCCGGCCGGGGTGGAAGCCTACCAGATCGATCACCTGATTGATGATGTGGTGGCGCTGATTCACTCGCTGGGCCATGACCGCGCCCATGTGGTGGGGCACGACTGGGGCGGCATCGTCGCCTGGGCCGTGGCGATCCGCAACCCCGAGGTGGTGGACCGCCTGGTGATTCTCAACTCGCCGCACCCGGCCGCCGCCCGCCGCGAGCTGCATGGCCTCAAGCAGAAGAAGCGCTCTTGGTACGTGGGCTTTTTCCAGCTGCCCTGGCTGCCGGAAAAAGTGCTGCCTTCGCTGGGCCGTAAGGCTCTGGAAGGTGCGCGGCCCGGCAGCTTCAGCCCGGCGGACCTGGCCGGTTATCAGGCGGCCTGGGCGCTGCCCGGCGCCGCCACATCCATGATCAACTACTACCGCGCGCTGATCCGCTTTGGCAATGTCAGGGGCACCCAGGTGCAGGCGCCCACGCTGCTGATGTGGGGTATGCAGGACACCGCTCTGGTCCCCGAGCTGACCGAGGGTCTGGAACCCTGGGTGCCGGACCTGCGGGTGGTGCGTTTCCCGCAGGCCACCCACTGGGTGCTGCGCGATGAAGCGGTGCGTGTCAGCAACCTGCTGACCGAGTTCCTGAGCTGA
- the cdaA gene encoding diadenylate cyclase CdaA, whose protein sequence is MNFLQEFLPSVGLLDLVDIALVTFVLYQGYRLVAGTRAVNLVRGIAVFLVVWFVAQLLGLVALSSLLGQVGTIGIFALVVLFQPELRAALERIGRPRVREDDGSGAVLQDISRAMERLAERKIGALIAIERSTPLGETAASGVELDARVSVPFLEALFARNAPLHDGGVIIRGSRVVAAGCLFPLQASDGTYRRYGTRHRAAIGLSEVSDAVVLVVSEERGSMRIALSGRLGPDLNTTELREQLRVLVYDREVQSLSHFGTPPEASTEAAGSEPADGNTATMPSTESEVAPVSAAPESAVPAVQPAPPINRPPTPAASGSGTTPQAADPAPTSTPAKEQP, encoded by the coding sequence TTGAACTTCCTGCAAGAATTTCTGCCCTCGGTCGGCCTGCTGGATCTGGTCGACATCGCTCTGGTCACTTTCGTGCTGTATCAGGGGTACCGGCTGGTGGCCGGCACCCGCGCGGTGAACCTGGTGCGGGGCATTGCTGTGTTCCTGGTGGTGTGGTTCGTGGCGCAGCTGCTGGGGCTGGTGGCGCTCAGCAGCCTGCTGGGGCAAGTGGGGACCATCGGGATTTTCGCGCTGGTGGTGCTGTTTCAGCCGGAGCTGCGGGCCGCGCTGGAGCGCATCGGCCGCCCACGGGTGCGCGAGGACGACGGCAGCGGCGCAGTGCTGCAGGACATTTCGCGGGCCATGGAACGCCTGGCCGAGCGCAAAATCGGCGCCCTGATCGCCATTGAGCGCAGCACGCCGCTGGGCGAGACGGCCGCCAGCGGCGTGGAGCTGGACGCCCGGGTCAGCGTGCCGTTTCTGGAAGCCCTTTTTGCCCGCAACGCCCCGCTGCACGACGGCGGCGTGATTATTCGCGGCAGCCGGGTGGTGGCCGCCGGCTGCCTCTTTCCGCTGCAGGCCAGCGACGGCACCTACCGCCGCTACGGCACCCGGCACCGCGCCGCCATCGGCCTCTCGGAAGTCTCCGATGCCGTGGTGCTGGTGGTCAGTGAGGAACGCGGCTCTATGCGTATCGCGCTGTCGGGCCGGCTGGGCCCCGACCTGAACACCACCGAACTGCGCGAGCAACTACGGGTGCTGGTCTATGACCGCGAAGTGCAGTCGCTGAGCCACTTTGGCACCCCGCCTGAGGCGAGCACCGAGGCGGCCGGCAGCGAGCCTGCAGACGGCAACACAGCCACCATGCCCAGCACCGAGTCAGAAGTGGCGCCGGTTTCAGCCGCGCCGGAAAGTGCCGTGCCGGCAGTGCAGCCGGCCCCCCCTATCAACCGCCCCCCGACCCCAGCGGCCTCTGGCTCAGGTACAACGCCGCAGGCTGCTGACCCCGCGCCCACCTCCACACCCGCCAAGGAGCAGCCATGA
- a CDS encoding 2,3-bisphosphoglycerate-independent phosphoglycerate mutase: protein MTDLIPVISDLSKKTDTKIVLVVLDGVGGLPMTPGGPTELEAAKTPFLDALAAQSQLGQLELVGPGITPGSGPGHLSLFGYEPLQYTVGRGALSAVGIGVKLNAGDVAVRGNFATLAPDRIILDRRAGRPSTEKNEEIVAKLRAAITEIDATPVEIYTESEHRFVVVFRAGTEPLGANISDVDPQVTGVAPRIAQADDEASQKTANLVNQFVERAEAALQGEPQVNGVLFRGYSDVPHFPQFNDVYKLTAACIAAYPMYKGLASLVGMNVLDVESVEDAPEGKLEALKREWDNYDFFFFHVKKTDSTGEDGNFDAKVKKIELFDSILPEILALNPDVLAVVGDHSTPSKLKSHSWHPVPVLIHGSHGRNDDALRFTEKEAAKGSLGLRHGTALMPLLMANALKLEKYGA from the coding sequence ATGACAGACCTGATTCCAGTCATCAGTGACCTCTCGAAAAAGACCGATACCAAGATCGTGCTGGTCGTGCTGGACGGCGTGGGCGGCCTGCCCATGACGCCCGGTGGCCCCACCGAACTGGAAGCGGCCAAGACCCCTTTCCTGGACGCGCTGGCGGCGCAGAGCCAGCTGGGTCAGCTGGAGCTGGTGGGCCCCGGGATCACCCCCGGCAGCGGCCCCGGGCACCTCAGCCTGTTCGGGTATGAACCGCTGCAGTACACTGTGGGGCGCGGCGCCCTGAGCGCGGTGGGCATCGGCGTGAAGCTGAATGCCGGCGACGTGGCCGTGCGCGGCAACTTCGCCACCCTGGCCCCGGACCGCATCATTCTGGACCGCCGCGCCGGGCGGCCTTCGACCGAGAAGAACGAGGAAATCGTGGCGAAGCTGCGGGCGGCCATCACCGAGATCGACGCCACCCCGGTGGAGATCTACACCGAATCCGAGCACCGCTTCGTGGTGGTGTTCCGTGCCGGCACCGAGCCGTTGGGCGCCAATATCAGCGACGTGGACCCGCAGGTGACCGGCGTGGCTCCCCGCATCGCCCAGGCCGACGATGAAGCCAGCCAGAAGACCGCTAACCTGGTCAACCAGTTTGTGGAGCGTGCCGAGGCTGCGCTGCAGGGCGAACCACAGGTGAACGGTGTGCTGTTCCGCGGCTACAGCGACGTGCCCCACTTCCCGCAGTTCAATGACGTCTACAAGCTGACTGCCGCCTGCATCGCCGCCTACCCGATGTACAAGGGCCTGGCCAGCCTGGTGGGCATGAACGTGCTGGACGTGGAAAGCGTGGAAGACGCCCCCGAAGGCAAGCTGGAAGCCCTCAAGCGCGAGTGGGACAACTACGACTTTTTCTTCTTCCACGTCAAGAAGACCGACTCGACCGGCGAGGACGGCAACTTTGACGCTAAGGTGAAGAAGATCGAGCTGTTTGATTCCATCCTGCCTGAAATCCTGGCCCTGAATCCCGACGTGCTGGCCGTGGTGGGCGATCACTCTACCCCCAGCAAGCTCAAGAGCCACTCCTGGCACCCGGTGCCTGTGCTGATTCACGGCTCGCACGGCCGCAACGACGATGCCCTGCGCTTTACCGAAAAGGAAGCCGCCAAGGGCAGCCTGGGCCTGCGCCACGGCACCGCACTGATGCCACTCCTGATGGCCAACGCGCTGAAGCTGGAAAAATACGGCGCCTGA
- a CDS encoding trimeric intracellular cation channel family protein produces the protein MPDLSLLPGVPLTQLQSGLRIFDLLGTLAFAMSGALLAVRKRFDIFGVLVLGAVTAVGGGAVRDTLTGQTPPLFLRDELYAWLSLGGGLLAFAFGERLARFERTIQIFDSIGLAVFASSGALGALALGLGPLGVTFAGMLSGVGGGIIRDLIANEVPEVMYRRDQLYATAAALGAAAVYLTVPLLGMVGAQLAGIATVLLLRIVSRRGWVQLPVRRLPGE, from the coding sequence ATGCCTGACCTCTCGCTGCTGCCCGGCGTCCCACTGACCCAGTTGCAGTCGGGGCTACGTATCTTCGACCTGCTGGGCACCCTGGCTTTTGCGATGTCGGGGGCGCTGCTGGCCGTGCGCAAGCGTTTCGATATTTTTGGGGTGCTGGTGCTGGGCGCGGTGACGGCGGTGGGCGGGGGCGCGGTGCGCGACACCCTGACCGGACAGACTCCGCCGCTTTTCCTACGCGATGAGCTGTATGCCTGGCTCTCGCTGGGCGGCGGCCTGCTGGCCTTCGCCTTCGGGGAGCGGCTGGCCCGCTTCGAGCGCACCATTCAGATTTTCGACTCGATCGGGCTGGCGGTGTTCGCCTCGTCCGGGGCGCTGGGTGCACTGGCGCTGGGCCTGGGGCCGCTGGGCGTGACCTTTGCGGGCATGCTGAGCGGGGTGGGCGGCGGCATCATCCGCGACCTGATCGCCAACGAGGTGCCGGAAGTGATGTACCGCCGTGACCAGCTGTATGCCACGGCGGCGGCGCTGGGCGCGGCGGCCGTGTACCTGACCGTGCCGCTGCTGGGTATGGTGGGTGCACAGCTGGCCGGCATCGCCACCGTGCTGCTGCTGCGAATCGTGTCGCGCCGGGGCTGGGTGCAGCTGCCGGTGCGCCGCCTGCCGGGCGAGTAA
- a CDS encoding YebC/PmpR family DNA-binding transcriptional regulator — protein sequence MAGHNKWSQIKRKKGANDKKRSAIISKHLRAITAAVRSGGSEDPSGNLALKNAIAAAKADTVPVDNINGAIKRAAGSADSAQDFKEVTYEGYGPGGTAIYIEALTDNVNRTVADVRAVFNKRGGSLGNSGSVAWQFEKKGVIVLPDASEAAQEAAIEHGAEDLQVSDDGLEITTDPTELYAVQDGLASAGFSTENASLSRIPSNTVAVSSEDAAKLLRIVDALEELDDVQNVFTNAEWPDDFDLE from the coding sequence ATGGCTGGTCACAACAAATGGTCTCAGATCAAGCGGAAAAAAGGCGCCAACGACAAGAAGCGCAGCGCCATCATCTCCAAGCACCTGCGTGCCATTACGGCGGCGGTGCGCTCGGGCGGCAGTGAAGATCCCAGCGGCAACCTGGCCCTGAAAAACGCTATTGCGGCGGCCAAGGCCGACACCGTGCCGGTGGACAACATCAACGGCGCCATCAAGCGCGCGGCCGGCAGCGCCGACTCGGCGCAGGACTTCAAGGAAGTGACCTACGAGGGCTACGGCCCCGGCGGCACCGCCATCTATATCGAAGCCCTGACCGACAACGTGAACCGCACGGTGGCCGACGTGCGCGCCGTGTTCAACAAGCGCGGCGGGTCGCTGGGCAACTCCGGCAGCGTGGCCTGGCAGTTCGAGAAAAAAGGTGTGATCGTGCTGCCTGACGCCTCGGAAGCCGCGCAGGAAGCCGCCATTGAACACGGCGCTGAGGACCTGCAGGTCTCTGACGACGGCCTGGAAATCACCACCGACCCCACCGAGCTGTATGCGGTGCAAGACGGCCTGGCCTCGGCGGGCTTCAGCACCGAGAACGCCTCGCTGAGCCGCATTCCCAGCAACACGGTGGCGGTCAGCAGCGAAGACGCCGCCAAGCTGCTGCGGATCGTGGACGCCCTGGAAGAGCTGGACGACGTACAGAACGTCTTTACCAACGCCGAGTGGCCCGACGACTTCGACCTGGAGTGA
- the yqeK gene encoding bis(5'-nucleosyl)-tetraphosphatase (symmetrical) YqeK, with the protein MMPFSLLITQPQAPEASQSGELPLCSDLGELPLPDNLAGQVTTQGEALPDWMRADWPRWAQEVQSRVTPARWAHVKRVALLSAQIAYAAGLDTRRAYAAGILHDLARDLSNDDLLRLAPPECDLDRRWPLALHGRAARNVLEALNFPDQTVLEAVEDHVTGPRPGHAIAACVYIADVSEPGRGVNGDIRELAFRDLPAALALAISSKVHYLQGKGTEVHPRTLKLYDWLEHEGSAAWARTTAP; encoded by the coding sequence ATGATGCCTTTTTCCCTGCTGATCACGCAGCCTCAGGCACCTGAAGCAAGTCAGAGCGGAGAACTCCCGCTGTGCAGCGACCTGGGCGAACTGCCTCTACCGGATAACCTCGCCGGGCAGGTCACCACTCAGGGCGAAGCTCTTCCCGACTGGATGAGGGCCGACTGGCCCCGCTGGGCCCAGGAAGTGCAGTCGCGCGTTACCCCGGCCCGCTGGGCGCACGTCAAGCGGGTGGCGCTGCTTTCGGCGCAGATCGCTTACGCGGCGGGGCTGGACACCCGCCGGGCCTACGCCGCCGGCATCCTGCACGACCTGGCCCGTGACCTCAGCAACGACGACTTGCTGCGGCTGGCCCCGCCTGAGTGCGACCTGGACCGCCGCTGGCCGCTGGCCCTGCACGGCCGCGCCGCCCGCAACGTCCTCGAAGCGCTGAATTTCCCCGACCAGACAGTGCTGGAAGCTGTGGAAGACCACGTGACCGGCCCCCGCCCGGGCCATGCCATCGCCGCCTGCGTTTATATAGCCGATGTCTCTGAGCCCGGCCGGGGCGTCAACGGCGATATCCGCGAGCTGGCTTTCCGGGACCTGCCGGCAGCCCTGGCGCTGGCCATCAGTTCCAAGGTGCACTACCTACAGGGCAAGGGCACCGAGGTTCACCCCCGCACCCTGAAGCTGTACGACTGGCTGGAACACGAGGGCAGCGCCGCCTGGGCCAGGACAACCGCTCCGTGA